In Mycolicibacterium lutetiense, the sequence CGGCGCCCATGCGCTGCGCCAGCGGGTCGTCGACCGATGCCAGGTGCAGGTGCCATTCCGGCATCTCTGCGTGCCGGGTCAGCCACGGCGACGCCTTGGTGTCGCTCAGCATGGCGTTGACCTGACGGACCGTCTCCTCCTCGTCGTCGGCCACCGCCCAGATCTCCCGTAGGCGCCCGCGCAGGCCGCGCACGGCCGCCAGTTCGGCGTCGTTGCGGTCGCGCCGCCCGGTCCAACCGAACTCGTCCAGGTAGGCGTTCAGTGCGGCCTGGTCGGTGAGCTGTTCCCCCTCTACCCGATCGGTGTTGACCAGCACCATCGCGGCCCGGAGCGTGAGCTCCGTGTCATAGGTGAAAAGCATTTGACTCATGACCCCCAGTCGCCGTAGCGTCGACGCTACCGTCATTACCATAATCCATTTTACTCATGACATACCCCAGGGGAGGTGTACCGATGACTGCCGAAACCCAGCACGACCGCACGACCACCGATAACCACTTCCGGCTCGGACTCTTGTTCGCCATCAGCTCCGCGCTGGCGTTCGGCTCATCGGGCCCGTTCGCCAAAGCCCTGATGGAATCCGGCTGGAGCCCCACCGCCGCCGTCACCGCCCGGCTCGCCGGTGGCGCGCTCATCATGGCCGCGTTCGCCACCGTCGTCCGCCCCGGCTGGATCCGCGAGGTTCTCGACCACGCCAAGACCGTCGTCGGCTACGGCCTGATCCCCATCGCCGGCGCGCAACTCTGCTACTACAACGCCGTCGCACATCTGTCGGTCGGCGTCGCCCTGCTACTGGAGTACACCGCGCCGATCCTCGTCGTCGGCTGGGTCTGGGCCACCACGCGGCACCGCCCCAGCGCCATGACCTTCGGCGGCGTGGCAGTCGCCATCGCCGGCATCGTCCTGGTCCTCGACGTGTTCAGCGGCGCCCAGATCAACCTCATCGGCGTGAGCTGGGGACTGGCCGCTGCCATCTGCGCGGCCTGCTACTTCATGATGTCGGGCAAGGCCAGCACCGACGGCGACGGGCTCAGCCCGGTCAGCCTGGCCGCGGGCGGCCTCGTCGTCGGCACCGCCGCCGTGACCCTCCTCGGCGTCGCCGGCGTCATGCCCCTGACCTTCACCACCAACGCCGTGACCCTTGCCGGGCACGCCACGACGTGGCTGGTGCCGGTGATCGCCCTGGGTTTGATCCCCACCGCCCTGGCATACACCCTCGGCATCGTCGGGATCGCACGGCTCAAGCCGCGCTTCGCCTCCCTCGTCGGATTGTCCGAAGTGTTGTTCGCGGTGCTGATCGCCTGGATCATGCTCGGCGAGGCCATGTCGATGAGCCAGGCGGTCGGCGGACTGGTGGTACTCGTAGGCCTGGCGCTGGCGCGTCAGGGCGATCGCGGCGAGCAGTCGGACCCCGAGACGGCCACCCAGATCGAGCGAGCCACCTGGCCCGACCTGCCGCTGCGGGAGGCGGCGGAGACCGCAAACGATTAGCCGCGGCTAACCACTTTGTGTGACGATGTCCCCCGTGAGTCTCCTCCGGAAGTCGGCCCGGGTGGCCGCGATTGCCTCAACCCTGGTCAGCGCCGCTTTACCGCTGACGCTCGCCGCACCCGCCATGGCCGAGCAGTGCTCCGACGTCGAGGTCATCTTCGCCCGCGGCACCAATGACTTGCCCGGACTGGGCCGGCCAGGCCAGGCCTTCGCCGACGGGCTGGCCTCTCGACTCGGCGGCCGCACGGTCGCGACCTACGCGGTGAACTACCCGGCCAGCTACGACTTCCTGGCCGCCGCCGACGGTGCCAACGACGCCGCCAACCGCATCGCCACGCTGGCGTCCTCCTGCCCGTCCACCAAGGTCGTGCTCGGTGGCTACTCGCAGGGCGCCGCGGTCGTGGACATGCTGGCCGGAATCCCGCCGCTCGGCAACAAGGTCGGCGAGGTCGGGTCCGCGCCGCCGCTCGCGGGCGATCTCGTGCCTCAGGTCGCCGCCGTTGCCGTATTCGGCAACCCGTCGGCGAAGTTCGGCATTCCGATCACCTCGTCGGTGTTCGGGGGCAAGGCGATCGACATCTGCAAGGACGGGGATCCCATCTGCTCGCGCGGCCGTAACCCGTTCGCGCACAGCGATTACGTCGGCATGGCTGATGAGGCCGCCAACTTCGTCGCCGGAATCGTCTAGTCCGCACCTGACGTTAGGATTTAGCGTGACCTTTGCTCTCATTCGTCGTGCCACCGTGTTCGTGGCGGCAGCGCTCACCGCTGCCACGGCCGTCGCCGCACCTGTTGTGGCGCCCACCTCCACCGCCGGGCTCGGCGTAGGCCTGCCCACGGCCAAAGCCGCGGACTGCCCGGACATCCAGGTGGTGTTTGCCCGCGGCACCAATGACACGCCGGGTCTCGGCCGGATCGGCAACGCCTTCGTCGGCTCGCTGCGCAACAAGGTCGGTGGCCGCTCGGTCGGCGCCTACGCGGTGAATTACCCGGCCACCTTCGACTTCCTGGCCGCGGCCGGCGGTGCCAACGACGCCTCCGGCCACATCCAGTGGATGGTGGACAACTGCCCCGGCACCCGACTGGTGCTCGGCGGCTACTCGCAGGGTGCGGCAGTGATCGACGTGATCGCCGCCGTTCCGTTCCCGGCCGTCGGCTTCAACGCACCATTGCCGCCGAACGTCCCCGAGCACGTGGCCGCGGTCGCCGTCTTCGGCAACCCGTCGGCCAAACTCGGTTTGCCGCTGACCTCCAGCCCCGTGTACGGATCGCGCGCCATCGACCTGTGCAACCCCGGCGATCCGATCTGCGGCGACGGCGACAGCGTTCAGGCGCACCGGGCCTATGAGGGCCCGGCAAATGACGCCGCAAACTTCGTTGCCGGGCTGTTGTAACTCGCGTCCGCTACGATCGCTGAGGTGGTCGAACTTCCTGCTAGCCGACTGCTTCGGCGCTTGTTCAGTGTGGCTGCCATCATTGCGGCAGCCGTTGTAGTCCTGCCCGCCGCATCGGCTGTCCTGCCCGGCTCCCCAGCGGTGGCCAATGCCGCCCCGTGCCCTCCTGTCGAAGTGGTGTTCGCCCGCGGGCGTACCGAGCCGGCCGGCCTCGGCACCCTCGGCAACGCATTCGTGGGTGCCCTTCGCTCCAAGGTCAACAAGAACATCGGCGCCTATGCCGTCCGGTACCCGGCGGACACCGAGGTCGACATCGGCGCCAACGACATGAGCCAGCACATCCAGTCCATGATGAACAACTGCCCGGACACCCGGCTCGTAGTCGGCGGGTACTCGCTGGGCGCGGCAGTCGCCGACGTCGTGCTTGCCGTCCCGTTCACCGGTTTCGGCTTCAAGAGTCCGCTCCCCCCGGGCGCCGACGGGCACATCGCCGCGGTCTCGCTGTTCGGCAACGGCGCCGCATGGGTCGGTCCCATCACCAATTTCAGCCCGGTCTACGCCGACCGGACCATCGAGCTCTGCCACGGTGCCGATCCGATCTGTAACCCCGCCGATCCCGACACCTGGAAGAACAACTGGCCCGATCACCTGGCCGGTGCCTACATCGACGGCGGAATGGTCAACCAGGCCGCGGATTTCGTGGCGGGTCGTCTGAACTGACGCCGACCGCCCGCTGAGGTCGGACGTTCGTCGCCGGATCGTTGCCTGACCGGCACCTATTCTCGACGTGGCCGTCAATACCATCGAATGCGTGATTGTCCGTCGGATGTTCGCCGCGCTCATCACCACCCTGTCTGCCGTCGTGACGCCGATGGCGGTAGCTCCCAGCATGATTGGCGTCGCCCATGGCGCCGTGTGTCCACCGGCGGAAGTGGTGTTCGCCCGCGGCCGGATGGAACCCCCGGGTCCCGGTCAGGTCGGCACCGCATTCATCAAGACACTGCGGGCCCTTCGAGGTCCGAATATCAGTTTCTATCCGGTGAAGTACCCGGCGGATACCCAGGTCGACGTGGGCGCCAACGACATGAGCCGGCACGTGCAGTGGATGACCCGCAACTGCCCGGGAACCAAGCTGGTCCTGGGCGGCTATTCGTTGGGCGCCGCCGCCACCGATCTCGTTCTGGCCATGCCGGTTTCAGCGTTCACCTTCAACAGTCCGCTGCCGCGTGGCACCGATCGCCACATCGCGGCGGTGGCGTTGTTCGGCAACGGCGCAAACTGGGCGGGCCCGATCACCTTGTTGAACCCGACGTATCAGAGTCGCACCATCGACCTGTGCCACAGCGATGACCCGATCTGCAATCCGAGCAGCCCGTACACCTGGCGGGCCGGGTGGCAGGACCATCTGGCGCCCGGCTACATCCGCTCGGGCATGGTGGCGCAGGCAGCCAAGTTCGTCGCCGCCCGGCTCTGACTCAGAGCGTGCGCACGTCCCGGGTGACCGTGTTGCGGCCGGCCAGTTGATCATCAGGCGGGTAGTCGACCTGCACGAGAGTCAGCCCGCGCGCCGGCGCTGCGGCGAAATCGCTGGACCGGCTCGTCTCCCCCAACAGCCCGGCGGTCCACTCGGGCGACCGCCGACCTTCCCCCACCGCCAGCATCGCACCGACCACCGAGCGAACCATGTTCCAGCAGAAGGCATCTGCAGTGACATACGCCGTCACATAGCTCCCGTCACGGACCCACTCCAGCCGCTGCAGGTCGCGGATCGTGGTGGCCCCGGGACGGGGGCGGCAGAACGCTGCAAAATCATTGAGCCCCAACAATTCCCGAGACGCGGCGGCCATCGCGTCGAGATCAAGAGGTTTCGGCCACGGTGTGACGAACCGCGTCTCTGCGGGCTCGACCCCATAGGGGGCCAGGCCCAGCCGGTAGGTGTAATGCCGGCGCAACGCCGAGAACCTGGCGTCGAAACCCGCAGGCGCCCGCACGATGTCGCGGATCCGTACATCGGTCGGCAACAACCGTGCCAACCGCCGCACCAACGGAGCGAATTCGGCGTCGCCCGCACGAGTGGTCCGCGGGTAGGCGCGGGGAAGCGCGTCGGTCGGGATGTCGACGTGGGCGACCTGACCGGTGGCATGCACCCCGGTGTCGGTACGGCCCGCGGTCCGCGTCACCACCGCCGTGCGGAACACGGTCGAGAGCGCCTCTTCGATCACCCCGGCCACCGTCCGCTGACCGATCTGCGCCGCCCAACCCGCGAAATCGGTGCCGTCATAGGCGATGTCCAGGCGCAAACGAACATGCCCGCCACCGGAATCGATGGCGGGCATGTCGTTCAATGCCTGGTTAGGACTTGGCTTCATCCTCGGCCGGAGCCTCTTCAGCAGCAGCCTCTTCAGCAGCAGCCTCTTCGGCCGGAGCCTCTTCAGCGGCGGCCTCTTCAGCCTTGGGCGCTTCTTCGGCCTTGGCCTGCGCGGCGGCGGCGCGACGAGCGCGGTCCGCCTCGGAGGTCACGGTCTTCTCCCGCACCAGCTCGATGACCGCCATGGGGGCGTTGTCGCCCTTACGGTTCTCGACCCGGATGATGCGGGTGTAGCCACCCTCGCGATCGGCGAAGAACGGGCCGATCTCGGCGAACAGGACATGCACGACGTCCTTGTCGCGGATCTTCTTGAGGACCTCGCGCCGGTTGTGCAGCTCACCCTTCCTGGCGTGGGTGATCAGCTTCTCGGCGTAGGGACGCAATGCCCGCGCCTTCGCATCGGTCGTCTTGATGCGACCGTGCTCGAACAACGAGGTGGCCAAGTTGGCCAGCATCGCCTGCTGGTGTGAGGACGACCCGCCGAGGCGGGCACCCTTTGTGGGCTTGGGCATTGCGACTATCTCCTAAATGGGGCCGGCCCCCGTATCAGGTAGGACCGGGACGGAATTCTTTAGAGCTGCTCGGTCTCGGCGTAGTCCTGGGTGTCATCCAGGTCGTAGCCGCTGGCGTCCGCGGTCCAGGTGCCGGTAGCGGCGTCGTAGCCCGCAACCTCAGACGGATCGAACGTTGCCGGGCTGTCCTTGAGCGAGAGACCCAGCTGGTGCAGCTTGATCTTCACCTCGTCGATGGACTTCTGGCCGAAGTTACGGATGTCCAGCAGGTCGGACTCCGTGCGGGCGACGAGCTCGCCCACCGTGTGCACACCCTCGCGCTTGAGGCAGTTGTACGAGCGCACGGTCAGGTCGAGATCGTCAATGGGCAGCGCGAACGAGGCGATGTGGTCTGCCTCGGCCGGCGACGGCCCGATCTCGATGCCCTCGGCCTCGACGTTGAGTTCCCGTGCCAGACCGAACAATTCGACCAGGGTCTTGCCGGCCGACGCCAGGGCGTCACGCGGGCTGATCGAGTTCTTGGTCTCGACGTCGAGGATCAGCTTGTCGAAGTCGGTGCGCTGCTCGACACGGGTGGCCTCCACCTTGTAGGTGACCTTGAGGACCGGCGAGTAGATCGAATCGACCGGGATACGGCCGATCTCAGCGCCCGAAGCCTTGTTCTGCACGGCCGGGACGTAGCCGCGACCGCGCTCGACGATGAGCTCGACCTCCAGCTTGCCCTTGTCGTTGAGGGTGGCGATGTGCATGTCCGGGTTGTGCACCGTCACACCAGCCGGGGGCACGATGTCACCTGCGGTGACGGCACCCGGGCCCTGCTTGCGCAGGTACATGGTGACCGGCTCGTCCTCCTCGGAGGACACGACCAGGCCCTTGAGGTTCAGGATGATGTCGGTGACGTCTTCCTTCACCCCGGGGACGGTGGTGAACTCGTGCAGCACACCGTCGATGCGGATGCTCGTGACCGCCGCGCCCGGAATGGACGACAGCAGCGTGCGCCGCAGCGAGTTACCCAGCGTGTAACCGAAACCGGGCTCCAGCGGCTCGATGACGAACTTGGAGCGGTTGTCGGCGAGGGTTTCCTCGGCCAGTGTGGGTCGCTGAGAGATCAGCATGGTGTTTCTCCTTCTCGGCACCCGCTATTTGATGCCGTCTGGTACCCACCGGTCGGATGACCGGTAGGTCATTACTTCGAGTAGAACTCGACGATGAGCTGTTCGGCGAGCGGCACCTGGATTTGCGCGCGCTCGGGCAGCTGGTGCACGAGGACGCGCTGGCGCTCCCCGACGACCTGCAGCCACGCCGGGATCGGGCGCTCACCCGCGGTCTGCCGAGCAACCTCGAACGGCAGGGTGTTGAGCGACTTTTCCTTGACGTCGACGATGTCGTACTGCGACACGCGGTAGCTCGGGACGTTCACCTTGACACCGTTGACGGTGAAGTGTCCGTGGCTGACCAGCTGACGTGCCATCCGGCGGGTGCGCGCCAGGCCGGCGCGGTACACCACGTTGTCCAGGCGGCTCTCCAGGATCTGGAGCAGGTTCTCACCCGTCTTGCCGGCCTTGCGGTTGGCTTCTTCGTAGTACTTGCGGAACTGCTTCTCCATCACGCCGTAGGTGAAGCGAGCCTTCTGCTTCTCCTGCAGCTGGGTGCGGTATTCGCTCTCCTTGATCCGCGCGCGACCATGCTGGCCGGGCGGGTAGGGGCGCTTTTCGAACGACTGATCTCCACCGATGAGGTCGACGCCGAGACGGCGCGACTTGCGGGTGGCGGGGCCGGTATAACGAGCCATTTTCTAAATCCTCCTAGACCCGGCGCCGCTTGGGCGGACGGCAGCCGTTGTGCGGCTGCGGCGTGACGTCGGAAATCGCGCCCACTTCGAGGCCGGCGGCCTGCAGCGAGCGGATGGCGGTCTCGCGGCCCGAACCCGGGCCCTTGACGAACACGTCGACCTTCTTCACGCCGTGCTCCTGCGCCTTGCGGGCAGCGTTCTCGGCGGCCAGCTGTGCGGCGAACGGGGTCGACTTACGCGAACCCTTGAAGCCGACATGGCCCGATGATGCCCAGGCGATGACGTTGCCCTGGGGATCGGTGATCGAGACGATCGTGTTGTTGAACGTGCTCTTGATGTGCGCAGCGCCGTGCGGGACGTTCTTCTTTTCCCGGCGCCGGGTGGTCTTACCGCGCTTGGCGCCCGCGGCCTTCTTCGGTGGTGCCATCGGGGTTACCTAGCCTTCTTCTTGCCGGCGATGGTGCGCTTGGGGCCCTTGCGGGTACGCGCGTTGGTCTTGGTCCGCTGGCCGCGCACCGGCAGGCCACGGCGGTGCCGCAGGCCCTGGTAGCAGCCGATCTCGATCTTGCGGCGAATGTCGGCCTGCACCTCGCGGCGCAGGTCACCCTCAACCTTGAGGTTGCCTTCGATGTATTCGCGCAGGACGGTCACCTGATCATCGGTCAGATCCTTGGTGCGCATGTCCTTGTCGATGCCCGTCGCGGCGAGAATCTCGTTCGAACGGGTACGGCCGATGCCGAAAATGTAGGTCAGCGCGATCTCCATGCGCTTGTCGCGCGGGAGATCTACGCCCACAAGTCTTGCCATTGTGTGCTGTTCCTCTTGTTTCGCTGCGGAGGTCTGGTCCCAGCCCGTTCCCATCAGCCCCTAAGGGCTCTCCGGGGTCCGGCCTCCGTGCCGGACGTGGATGAGTTCTCATCGCGTATGAGCGGCGGATCCGCTCAGTGGTGCTGGGGATTCATCATTCAGTTGTGGTGAGACGGGCGGCGGCGCGACTACTACTACTTCGCGCAGCCGCTCATCAGCCCTGCCGCTGCTTGTGGCGGGGATCGCTGCAGATCACCATGACCCGCCCATGCCGGCGGATCACCCTGCACTTATCGCAGATGGGCTTGACGCTCGGGTTCACCTTCACGGCTGTTCGATCCTTCTGGCTCTGTAGGTGACGCGCAGGTACGCACGTCGCCGTTTCTCGTCGTTACTGGTCGGGCTTCTATCGGGTCACTTGTACCGGTACACGATGCGGCCCCGGGACAGGTCGTAGGGAGAGAGCTCCACCACTACCCGGTCCTCGGGCAGGATGCGGATGTAGTGCTGCCGCATCTTGCCGCTGATGTGGGCCAAGACCTTGTGTCCGTTCTCCAGCTCAATGCGGAACATCGCATTGGGCAGAGGCTCGACCACACGACCCTCGACCTCGATGGCACCGTCTTTCTTGGCCATACTTTTCGGCGATCCTTGCTTTCGTTTCGTAGCTTCATCAGTCGCAATGCAGCCCGTCGTGGTGCTGCGTCGACCAACTTCACTACGTGAGCCGGATCGAGACGGAATTGCAGAAAATCAGCAGTTCCAAGACGGGGCACGCAAAAAGTCGGCGCGATAGCCGCACCATTGGTCCACAATACCCGCTCAACGGCCTGCGCCAAAATCACGGTTGATCAGCTCTGGCGGCAAGATTTGGTGCGCGGCGAGGCCGCGACTCAGGGTTCCGATGGTACGGACTGATCCGCGTCTGCGTTCGTCGTCGGGGGCATCGCGGTACTGGCCTCGGCGGCGCGCTTGATCACCGAGAGGGTGGCCTGTGTCTGCTGCGCCGCTGAAGCGCCGGCCCGATATCCCCTGGACTGGCGGCGCATACTTGGTAGCGATGACCGGCCCCGCCTCCCAGCCCCGTAAACCCGTAATCCTGACCGTCGACGACGATCCCGCGGTATCCCGTGCGGTCGCCCGTGACCTGCGCCGCCATTACGGCGAGCGGTACCGGATCGTGCGCGCCGAATCCGGCCCGGACGCCCTGGAAACCCTCAACGAACTGAAGTTGCGCGGCGACACCGTCGCGGTGTTCGTCGCCGACTACCGGATGCCTCAGATGAGCGGCATCGACTTCCTCGAATCCGCGATGGACCTCTACCCGATGGCCCGGCGCGTGCTGTTGACGGCATATGCCGACACCACCGCCGCGATCGACGCCATCAACATCGTCGACCTCGACCACTACCTGCTCAAGCCGTGGGATCCGCCCGAGGAGAAGCTCTACCCGGTGATCGACGGCCTGCTGGAGCAGTGGCGCACCGTCGGCGACCGGGCCATCCCGCACACCAAGGTGATCGGGCACCAGTGGAGTTCGCGGTCCTGGGAGGTGCGCCAGTTCCTGGCCCGCAACCAGCACACCTTCCGTGGGTTCACCACCGATGAGCCCATGGGCCGCCAACTCCTGGAGGCCGCGGGGCTCGACGGCCTGCAGCTTCCCGTGGTGATCACCGAGGGCGGTGAGACGCTGGTCGAACCCAGCGACGGTGAGCTCGCCGACATGCTGGGCCTGTCGACCACCCCCTCGCTGACCATGTATGACCTCGCGGTCATCGGCGGCGGCCCGGCCGGCCTGGCCGCCGCGGTCTACGGCGCGTCCGAAGGTCTGCGGACGGTCCTGATCGAGGGCACCACCACCGGCGGGCAGGCCGGCCGCAGTTCGCGGATCGAGAACTACCTGGGCTTCCCGACCGGGGTGTCAGGGGCCGAGCTGGCCACCTCCGCCCGCAGGCAGGCCGAGCGATTCGGCGCCGAGGTGATCACGACCCGCGAAGCCGTCGCTCTCGATATCGCGGGCGCGGCCCGCACCATCACGTTCGCCGACGGCGAGACGATCGGCGCCCGCGCGGTCATCCTGGCCACCGGCGTCGAGTACCGCCAGCTCCCGGTTCCGGGCTGCTTCGATGACCCTGCCGATCCGGCAAACTACGTCGGCCGCGGTGTCTACTACGGCGCCTCGGTGTCCGACGCCTCCGAATGCAAGGGCGAGGACGTCTACATCGTCGGCGGCGCCAATTCGGCCGGCCAGGCCGCGATGTTCATGTCGCGCGAGGCCAAGTCGGTCACGCTGCTGGTGCGCGGACCGTCGCTGGAAGCGTCGATGTCGTTCTACCTGATCCAGCAGATCGAGCAGACGTCGAACATCCACGTGCGCACCTGCACCGAGGTGGTCTCCGCGTTGGGCGAAGACGATCATCTGGTGGGACTGGAGCTCGTGGACCGGCAGTCCGGCGAGCACGAGAAGGTGCCCGCGGCGCGGCTGTGCTGCTTCATCGGCGCCACCCCGCGCACTGACTGGCTCGACGGCGTGGTGGCCCGCGATGACCACGGGTTCATCCTGGCCGGGCCCGACCTGCGCGACGTGTGCGGCTGGACCCTGGAACGGCCGCCACATCACCTGGAAACAAGTGTGCCCGGTGTGTTTGTTGCAGGAGACGTGCGTGCCGAGTCCGCCAAGCGGGTGGCAGCCGCCGTCGGCGAAGGGTCGATGGCGGTCATGCTGGTGCACCGCTACCTGGCAGAAGCGTGATGGCCGGCACCGTCGGCGAGGCTGAGAGGAACTGAGCGATGGGCGAAACCTGCCTGCCCTCCGAACTGCGGACCCTGTTCCTGTTCGAGGCGTTGACCGACGAACAGCTGCAGACGCTGTGCGACAACGGGCACATCGCGGTGTTCGAGCCCGGCCCCATCATCACCGAGGGCGATCCCGCGACGTGTTTCTACGTGCTGATCGACGGCGAGTTGGTGATGTCCAAGCGCTCGGCCGGGACGGACATCGAGACCAGCAGGACGTCGCAGCGCGGCGTGTACTGCGGCGCGTGGTCGGCCTACATCCCCGGTGAGGAACAGATTTATCAGGCGTCGGTACGGGTGACCCGGCCGTCGCGGTTCTTCGTGCTCGACGCCGGTGCGTTCGCAAAGTTCATGCGCGACGAGTTCCCGATGGCCGTGCACCTGCTCGAAGGTCACATGGTCGGTGGGCGCCGCCAACGGCAGATCATCGGCCACCGCGAGAAGCTGCTGGCGTTGGGCAACATCACCGCGGGCCTGACCCATCAGCTCAACAATCCGGCGGCCGCCACCGCCCGCGCCGTGGCCGACCTGCGCGAAGGCGTCGGCAAGATGCGCCACAAGTTGGCGATGCTGGCCGATGGCAAGTTCACCCCCGAGGCGCTGCGGATGCTGGTGACCATCCAGGACGAAGTCGCCGAGCAGGTCGCCAAGCACAAGGGGCTGGAGCTCACCGCGCTGGAGACCTCGGACCGCGAGGACGAGATGGGCGACTGGCTCGAGGCCCACGAGATCGTGTACGCCTGGGACTACGCCCCGACGTTCGTCGAAGCCGGTCTCGACATCGACTGGCTGGAACGCGTCGAAGCAACGATCAGCGGCGTCGACTGCTCGGCCACGCTGCCGGGAGCACTCGGCTGGCTGAAGTACACCATCGACACCGAGCTGCGGATGAACGAGGTTGCCGAGGCGAGCAAGCGGATCTCGACGCTGCTGGCCGGCGCCAAGCAGTACTCACAGATGGACCGCGGCTCCTACCAGATTGCCGATGTCCACGAGGGTCTGCGCAGCACTCTGATGATGTTCGGCGACAAGGTCGGCAAGGACAAGCCGGTCACCCTGTCCAAGGAACTGGACAAATCACTGCCCGAATTGCACTGCTACCCAGCTGATCTCAACCAGGTGTGGACCAACATCATCGACAATGCCATACAGGCGATGGGCGGCCACGGCACCTTGACGCTGCGCACCAGCCGCGAGACCGACGACATGATCCGGGTGGAGATCTGCGACGACGGGCCCGGCATCCCCCAGGAAGATCTCGAGCGCATCTTCACGCCGTTCTTCACCACCAAACCGTTCGGCGAGGGCACCGGACTCGGCCTGGACCTGGCCTGGCGGATCGTGGTGGAGAAGCACGGCGGCGATCTGCGCGTGCAGTCGCGGCCGGGCGATACCCGGTTCATCGTGCTGTTGCCGTTGGTCGCGACCGCGCCGGAGTCCCTGCTGGCGGCGGAACCGGCTGAATCGTCGTGAGTTTTTCGGAATAGCCGCAACGGGAGAGCGGGTTGAGGCAACCATGACAGACATCCCCGGCGCCAAGCCGGACCTCGGCACGTTCGGCGCGTTCGGCCACTACCTACAGTTCCAGCAGCTGTCCCCGCAGCAGTTGCGGGACATCGAGGGGCTGGGCTACGGCGCGATCTGGGCCGGCGGATCTCCGCCGGCCGAACTGGAGTGGATCGATCCGATCCTGGCCGCTACCAACACATTGCAGCTGGCCACCGGCATCGTGAACATCTGGAGCGCGGCGGCAGGCCCGATTGCCGAGTCGTTCCACCGCATCGAGGCGGCCTATCCGGGCCGGTTCCTACTGGGAATCGGGGTCGGGCACCGCGAGGCGATCGGCGAGTACCGAAAGCCA encodes:
- the rpsK gene encoding 30S ribosomal protein S11; translated protein: MAPPKKAAGAKRGKTTRRREKKNVPHGAAHIKSTFNNTIVSITDPQGNVIAWASSGHVGFKGSRKSTPFAAQLAAENAARKAQEHGVKKVDVFVKGPGSGRETAIRSLQAAGLEVGAISDVTPQPHNGCRPPKRRRV
- the infA gene encoding translation initiation factor IF-1; the encoded protein is MAKKDGAIEVEGRVVEPLPNAMFRIELENGHKVLAHISGKMRQHYIRILPEDRVVVELSPYDLSRGRIVYRYK
- a CDS encoding ATP-binding protein codes for the protein MGETCLPSELRTLFLFEALTDEQLQTLCDNGHIAVFEPGPIITEGDPATCFYVLIDGELVMSKRSAGTDIETSRTSQRGVYCGAWSAYIPGEEQIYQASVRVTRPSRFFVLDAGAFAKFMRDEFPMAVHLLEGHMVGGRRQRQIIGHREKLLALGNITAGLTHQLNNPAAATARAVADLREGVGKMRHKLAMLADGKFTPEALRMLVTIQDEVAEQVAKHKGLELTALETSDREDEMGDWLEAHEIVYAWDYAPTFVEAGLDIDWLERVEATISGVDCSATLPGALGWLKYTIDTELRMNEVAEASKRISTLLAGAKQYSQMDRGSYQIADVHEGLRSTLMMFGDKVGKDKPVTLSKELDKSLPELHCYPADLNQVWTNIIDNAIQAMGGHGTLTLRTSRETDDMIRVEICDDGPGIPQEDLERIFTPFFTTKPFGEGTGLGLDLAWRIVVEKHGGDLRVQSRPGDTRFIVLLPLVATAPESLLAAEPAESS
- a CDS encoding FAD-dependent oxidoreductase produces the protein MTGPASQPRKPVILTVDDDPAVSRAVARDLRRHYGERYRIVRAESGPDALETLNELKLRGDTVAVFVADYRMPQMSGIDFLESAMDLYPMARRVLLTAYADTTAAIDAINIVDLDHYLLKPWDPPEEKLYPVIDGLLEQWRTVGDRAIPHTKVIGHQWSSRSWEVRQFLARNQHTFRGFTTDEPMGRQLLEAAGLDGLQLPVVITEGGETLVEPSDGELADMLGLSTTPSLTMYDLAVIGGGPAGLAAAVYGASEGLRTVLIEGTTTGGQAGRSSRIENYLGFPTGVSGAELATSARRQAERFGAEVITTREAVALDIAGAARTITFADGETIGARAVILATGVEYRQLPVPGCFDDPADPANYVGRGVYYGASVSDASECKGEDVYIVGGANSAGQAAMFMSREAKSVTLLVRGPSLEASMSFYLIQQIEQTSNIHVRTCTEVVSALGEDDHLVGLELVDRQSGEHEKVPAARLCCFIGATPRTDWLDGVVARDDHGFILAGPDLRDVCGWTLERPPHHLETSVPGVFVAGDVRAESAKRVAAAVGEGSMAVMLVHRYLAEA
- the rpsM gene encoding 30S ribosomal protein S13 codes for the protein MARLVGVDLPRDKRMEIALTYIFGIGRTRSNEILAATGIDKDMRTKDLTDDQVTVLREYIEGNLKVEGDLRREVQADIRRKIEIGCYQGLRHRRGLPVRGQRTKTNARTRKGPKRTIAGKKKAR
- the rpmJ gene encoding 50S ribosomal protein L36, which produces MKVNPSVKPICDKCRVIRRHGRVMVICSDPRHKQRQG